Part of the Nicotiana tabacum cultivar K326 chromosome 20, ASM71507v2, whole genome shotgun sequence genome, TTGTAAattaattattactattttttatcAGGTTAATTATAAAGATTTACTTATAATTTCTTATAAATAACTcgattgtgtaaatatttttatacaGTTTATTGCAAAAAATTCAATCTCTAATTCATTATACAAGGCAAATGGATATTGTCAAAATCCTTTCACGTGCTTAGCTTATCGAAATAGTTTAAAAAGTATTTGATTCTCTGGATACTGAAGAATCAGTAAAATGTGGAAGGTTAGTGCAAATACAGCTAGCAGTATATATCTAGAACAAGATGATTAATAGTCGAATTAAAATCAATGGAATTTTTACTTCCCGTTTTATAGTTTTTTGACATTcctttataaataaataaaaaagacgTTTAATAGATTAGTATTAAGAGTATATGTATAAACAGTTAACTGATCGAGTGAACACTCCATTAATTGGAGTCACAAGAATATATTAGGAGGGTGTTTGACTAAGCTTATAAGTTGGTCAAACTGACTTATAAGCATTTTTTGGTTTATCTACgtgtttggtaaaattaaaagtgcttataagttaagtgcttataagccaaaaataagcaAAAAACCATAACttggtctcccccaacttatcaaattttagcttataagcactttaggtttgaccaaaatatttactattatatccctaaaataattctttttaaacAAAACTCTTCATATACCTAGTTCTTCAActgcttattattaatttcagcacttttatccaaacacgtaactgcttattttttaaatcagtttcagcacttaaaagtgcttttcagcagCTAATGATTATCAActactctaaatcagctaagccaaacgggctctaggataaaaaatgtaataaatgattttttatcgtttttctaaaacatcaaatattttGAAACAAAAGACTGATTACCCAAACGACTAATGTAGTGTTATTTTACCTTTGTTCTTCATCGTTGAACATGTAGCCTTTGTTGTTATGGCCACCATTTGGCTTATTGTATTTAGGCAAAGGAACTTGACCAGACTCAATGCGTTTGATATCTTCCACAAGTTTTTCATAGTGAGTTTTCACGTCTTCTTCTGTCTTACCACCACCAACTGCCTTAGCCAAATTACGCCACCGATCTGGTGTGTCTTTGTCATAAATGGCCAATGCATTCTCAAATTTCTTGTTTTGCTGAGGAGTCCATGTTGAATTCGAGGCCATTTTTGCAACAACAAGGAAATTTAAGGCCACACTAGAATGATAAAGGAGAGTAGATGATGTTTTGGTACAAAAAAGGTTAACATGGATACTCTATATATATAGCAATGGAGAGACACAAATAGACAAAAGTATGATGGGCCTGTGaggattctttttcttctttttttctgctGCTAAAACCAGGGAAAAATATGTGAAAGCAACATGTTTTTTTTTGCTAAATCATAATTACAACTAAGCATGTACTTTTTTGTGGATAAGAAATTTAAGTTTTAATACACAAAATGAGCAGTCCAGATCGGAAAATTTGTTAGAAATTAATGTTTCTTTCAGAGATATAGATTTATCACGGGCAAGAAATCTTAgtttaatatacaaaattagtAGTCCAGCTCGGAGAAATATGTTAGAAATTAACTCTCTTTTAGAGACATTTGATGTTGTCATTAGGTAAGCAGTTAATTATATTGATCTCCCACCTGAATATTAAGccaaataatattataataattatctAATATTTCAATGGGCTATGATTTGATTTAATTCAACATCAAGACACAAAATGAATAGGGGAAATTATTCCAAGAAAAGTTGTTCCTTATCTGTACCTTCTTGGTGTAACTTTAATATTTTGCTTTCAAAATTTTCTTAGTTGTAACGTAGAATACATCCATTAATCTAATGGGTCCAAAAGGGGAATgtaaaatcaatttcaagtggctaaaagtgaaaaagatTTTTTGCATTCACGGGGACAATGTGGCCCCAGTTTTCGTTTTTCATGTTTTTTggcttatgattttttttttattaagagTGAATAATGCATGAGAGTGAAATCAAGGTGTGCATGGCAATCAAAAAGCAACTTTTTCTCTGTTGGTTGTTTTTCTTTGTTAGGGAAAATCATAAACGTGATAATGCTTTGTACTTTCCTCACTTTCTTCTGCATGCTAAAAAGCAAAGATCCATTTCAATTTTAGCTGTCTAAGTTTCTTCCAGCAGTTAGTACATCTATCACTAAGACTAGTCTTTTTCTCATAATGAAAGCCCTCTCTATTTTACATAATTGACCTACAACACTATGTAATTCCTCGTTAAATTGCACTGGTAGCTAGAGTATTGTTAATACTCCCTGCGTTCCAATTTATGTTAACCTGCttgactgggcacagagtttaagaaaaaatgaaaacttttgaaatttgtggtcctaaacaagttaaaaaggggACCCAGattatttgtatggttataaaagcttctcattaagggtaaaattgtaagtttaagctaaattgtttccaaatttagaaaggggtcattcttaaCGGAGAGGGAGTATATACAACCTAAACTCGATTTAAAATCATTTTTCTGTGCTAATTAAGAGTGAACGATTAAGTTCGTATGTGTATGGGTGCGCTTGATCACTGACATTTTTGCTTCTATAGATTTTGTGCTAATCGTGGTCTAGACTTGTATATTTCACTCTCTCTTATTGTTTTTTATCAATTGAATGGCTACCCCAACTATCCTTGAGCATGCCAATTGCCAAGTTTGGGTCCAGGTTTGATTTTCACTTTTCTCGCATATACATAAGCTTAAAGTTGAATCAAACAAAGATCACTTTTAGCCTGCACGCAGCCGAAACTATTTACATTGGATAGTCGCAAAAGTATAAAAAAATAtgtatcttatatatatatatatatatatatatatatatatatatatacatacagaaaaatatatatttttcggctattattttgagagcgactATTCAGTATCATTTTCCCAATCATAATCCGGAAACACAATTTCAAGATTAGCCCGTAACAAGGTTAGCTAAGTCTAATATTGCTACAAAAATGGCTAGTTCCTTGAACATATATATGAGCTAATTAAAACCAAACATTGTAAGAATATGATGCCCCTTGGAGCACGTACTAGCTAGAACTTTATGGATTCAAGTTCAAATTCTACAACATTCCATTTGATTCACTTGGTTCGAAATCTATCTTTATAATACTCCCTTCGTTCCAATTTATGTCAACTTGTTTGACTtagcacgaagtttaagaaaaaatgaagacttatGGAATTTGTGATCCTAAATAAATCAAAAAGGTGTGCAGaatatttgtgtagttataagagcttctcattaaggttaattggaagtttaagctaaattatttctaaatttagaaaggagtcactctttttgaaacggactaaaaaagaaataggttcacataaactggaacggagggagtacaatTTAGGAGATTTTTAACACATGTATAGTGTTTGAACTAAAGCTATTAGATTTGAACGAATCATAACTAATACACTAACGGATCTTAGGTGATGGAACCAGGATTTATCAAGGGGATTCGAAATAGTAAAAAAGTAACCACGAGTATGCCAAAGAGATTCAATATCTACTCTTTTTATGcggaaaaatatttttgaccTTATGTAAACGATAATTGTTCGATAAAAAGGGTTCGGATGCGCCACCCTAGCTCCGCCACTGGGTCCATCCCTGACTTGCGCCCCTGCAGCATTTCCAAGTTGCTATCGGTAATTTGATCTTATCTTATAACAGTAATTTTTTTCCGATAGTGACATAGTGAAGATGATTGTGTGGCATTTATTTTAAGCAATTAACATAAAGTGTAGTTATAGTAGCTAGTATATATGTTATCAAGCTAACTAGTTAAGTCTAGGTTAGTGGACCCCTTCACATGGTattcttcttttgtttctttatgaTAACTTCCCCTGTAACGAGTGGCATGATGATCGTAACTGAGCAATGAAGAATCCAGAAAAGGATtaattgatatttgataataagGGGGAAACATCTGCCATGCATGTTATTAAACTCAATCCTTAAGTTTTTCCACTTATCTTTTTAAATTTATACGGTGAAAAATAACATAATCATTGAGACATTTAATTGTATAGCCAAAAAGGAAAACATGCATGAAACACCTCCTCTAGGAGGTACCAGCATTGTGTATTCTCATCATGCTAAATGTCTAGTATATTACTAAAAAAATTGCAATTGGCTATATATGAACTTCGTCACTAAATGCTCGTAGTTAATAGAATTTTTTGATAATTTGTCGCAACGTAGGATCGCAACGAATTTTTCTATTTAGCTATATAATTTTTCTGTATGAGCtaaaaaaacataatttttcTGTCGTTAATTCCTATTTTTAATAGAGATAAACAGTCCCAGTTGATCTTTTTATGGTTAATTTACATAATTTTAGACGGAAAATGAGCTAATTAATTTGTTCTTCTAATAATGTGTACATGTGTAACGACGTGGAACGCTGGAAGCTAGTACTAAATGTGAACAGGTTAGTGCCAAGAACAAAGAGGAGAAACCCGAGTTGCAGCATATTGTAACTGTTAAGTTTGGCAGAAAtcttttgtcccacatcggtgggaaaagaatggttggggggattttcccctataaaagaaggcttaatgtttaagatttaaatacacctctcatttgccttctcatctgtttaa contains:
- the LOC107820648 gene encoding protein RADIALIS-like 4 → MASNSTWTPQQNKKFENALAIYDKDTPDRWRNLAKAVGGGKTEEDVKTHYEKLVEDIKRIESGQVPLPKYNKPNGGHNNKGYMFNDEEQRLRYLKLQ